The following DNA comes from Quercus robur chromosome 1, dhQueRobu3.1, whole genome shotgun sequence.
CACACAACATATGTATTGGTCTATTCCTAAAGAATTACTCAATCAAAGTATGAATGTCTAGAAAGTCTACAAATGAAGAGGAAAGGATACTGCATAAGACAGTTATCCAGTAGTATGAAGACCTCAAAATCATTTACTGGAGTACATGAATAGGCCACTCAACACCTTTAAAGGTCCTTCTATTCATCTCTTGCCAAATGGTCCACAACACATAAAGGAATAGCTTTCCAAATCTTCAAATGCCTATGGCGATGAGACTTTCCTTGCTAGCAATCCAACATTTGCGTCAGTGTCTTTGGCATGACCCAAGAGACCCCAAACAGGGTAAACACAAATGGATACAAGTCCATTGCCAAGGGACATTGCAACAGAAGGTGATCCAAAGACACTCCATCTATGTTGCATGGGTACCGCCATGGTACGTGGTATGGGGATATggcatttttttgaaaaattagggtACCTCGGTGGCAGCTCCAGGTATTTTTTTCAGGATGTTTcttaagaagcataaattatcttaagaagcataaattatacaatctaattaaaagagaaattcatatatcgacaacaacaataaaaaaacatgcaaatacataaagtttacaattgccttctacgagttttcatattttgaaattggtgcatgatagtctcattatcaatgctacgACCTACATCTCTTTTAATATAGACAaccaagcaatcattcatcTAAAGAATATAGAACAAATTatggagcaaaatttaattttattggcataaaaaaaactgagggtgttcccaaattttttttgaagggtagacaaataaatttttttaaattattatatatatatatatatatataaattcaagtCAGGGTGGTCTTGGGACCACCCTAGCCTTAAGGTGGCGCCGCCCTTGCCCTAGGTTGAGAATACAgcaattaattgattaattaatatttatttttaggtatattttatatatttttgatataACTTAAGCTTTGGGGCACTCACTTTAACTACGAGTAATTCaatttaataaataacaatGCTAGTAAATGTTGTCCACAATAACATATATGTGCATTATATTTATATCACtaacaaatatcaaataataaataataacaaaaaatcaatattattaacaacaacaaccttAAGTTCTTAACCAAACCTATTACTGATAATAAATTGCTCACAacatatttttacattatatCAACAAACTaacatatgaaaaagaaaaaaactagatCTGTGATGTGAGCAAGACTCATTAAGTTCAAGTGAGAGAGATACTGGCGTGGTGCTTTGGTGGTTGATGGTTGGTTGGCTGCGATTGGACACGCTGGTTTCCAATCTGTGGCTGCCAAAGGCCTAGAGTGATGCTGTGAgagccagagagagagagagagagagagaaagagtgagaatGAGGGAGAGAGTATGGGTGAAACTAGGTGCTTTTGAAGATGGTTATCAACAATGGTGTGCTTACCAGGTGAgtcaatccttttttttttgctctgcTGTGTTTGAGCCATAcccagattaaaaaaaattgttttttgttttgtttttttttttgctgggtgCATATTTGACATGATTGTACCCATGTCAGAGCAGTACCTGTGTCCAACACGTGTTTCACGTGGATGCTTTGCCAAAAATGGCATGTCCATGCATCATAGCTTTCAATTACTCTTGCACTTGCAACCAAGGTAGTGAATTGTAAGCCCCCTGAAATGTACTGGTTTTTTCTGGCCTGTATTGACCTTTTCCATCTGTTTTGCCCATTACAGCTGGTAAATTTGAATTGGACTGGTTCACTTTGCAtctaattttcttcttctctttgtctGCCACTGCTGCGTCTTCGTCAACCCCTgccactgctgctgctgctgcttcttttatcttttagtttttagtttttattcttttctacaTTTCTCCACTCCAGTCCAGtcacttttttatccatttCTTACTTTATGCcacttttgcttttcttttttcacttaaGGTTTCAGTGGGGTAGGTCTACTTCCTAGGTCTTTGTAAGTGTTATTATATGTACTACTTGATTCTTCATGTGTGCTTTCTGGTGTTATATTGTCAAACTCTATTTATACTTTTTATTAATTAGATGCAAGTATACATTTAGTTAAATTAATTAGGGTGGTGTGAACATGTAATTAGGCAAAATATTAGAATGTGGGTATTGGATACTCATAATAATTTATGAACTTCTAATTAAATATATGTGttcatgaatatatataaaatttaatatatatatacaaatatataaatagcaaTAATCCCGAAACGGTCACCGGTACTGTATTGACTAATTTGCTTGAAATACCAATCAATAATCATAAGAGCACGTTTACATGCCAGAATTTAAACTGTCAAAATTTAACCCAATGCTACTGTCCAGATGAAGAAAGCCATCTTATGAGGAACCTTTACACTCCAAATAATCTTCCAAGGAAAGTGATCTCCTCTGGGTTCTTTAAAATGTTCATAGAAAGAATGTTTGATAATCTCCAGGAAAGCTGGTTTTCACCTTGGCCTTGAGGGTGGTGAGAGTACAACAAATCAATGAAACTATCCACAGCTTCCAATTCAGAGTCTTGGAAAACCTCCAAAAATGAGGATCCCAAACATGTCCTCTGCTTAGGTATGAGGTAATGGAAGCATCTTTTGCCATTGCCAATGTATGCCACTCCATAAAGATATCCTTGAGACTAAAGTCACTGCACCAAAGATCATGCCAGAATCTGACCCTAGATCCGTCTTTAAATTTAGAAACCTGCTAAAGATATCATTCTTGTTTGATTTGGAGGTACTACAgatgttttttccttttttattttggtggaaGGACTAACAGATTTTGACAAAACTAGAAGTAGGAATGGGAGGATTTGATGTGAGTcataaagatagcattcttaTTTATCTTGCAATTGTATTATGTGATTAGGAAGTCATACAGGAAAAAAAGTTTGACCCTATGATGATTCTCATTGCTGTTGGCTAGGCTAGACTagggtaaaattttttattcatgttATTGTGTAAGATTGAAGAACTTGTATATTATCTGCTTCATTTGGGAAAAAAAGTCCTTGTTAAAACTCTTATCATGAGAATGTATTTCTCACCTTATAGTATTGACATAGTTTTAAGGTTTTAGTGATTAAGAATCAATCTTGATCTCTTGTTTCTTATTGTTTGTTGCATGTTATATTTGATTTGCTCATTATTTGGGGTGTCTATCACAGGTTTACTCAATTCGTGATGCAGCTACTAACAACTTGAAGCGACTTGCAGAAGAGTTTGGCCCGGAGTGGGCAATGCAGCACATAGTTCCACAGGTTTATTTAATGACTTGGTCCATTAAATATGTCTGGCTATGCCCGTAAGATTGCATTTAGCATGAAACATGGAAACCTATATTTTTTGATCAGTaacttaacaaattttattaataaaaaaagaaaccaatcaaATACATTGGATTTGCACATAATTCTTGGCATTGAGGCAAGAGGGTTCTGAATGGTTTTTTATGAGTATCTTCCTGccaggattatacaaacccgaaaaaaaaaaaccttttattcCTCCATTATTGAGAAATATTTCAGTTAACTTCTGTTGCCGACTTCTTTCAAAGTTTCAATGCCTGAATGGATGctgcttttctctctctctctctctctatttcatttttattatttttttaattttttccctgTACTAGTTTGACATGTGGGTTTTTCCTTCAGCTTGAGTCATAATACcttccacaaaattttttttgggttcattttgttattgtttgtttgtttctttatttatttactactTTTTGAATAACGGTGGTTGGCATGCCATCTGGGCAGGTTTTGGAGATGATTACCAATCCACATTATTTGTATCGAATGACCATTCTGCGTGCAATTTCCCTCCTTGCCCCAGTAATGGGCTCAGAAATCACAATTTCAAAGTTGTTGCCAGTGGTTATCAATGTATCAAAGGACAGGTATTTGGGTTTCTTGCACTTTGTTTATCCAATGATAAAATTGTAAACCAActtatcactaaaaaaaaaaaaaaaataaaaaagaaatggaaaagatGTAATCAGGTTGAGTGTTTTGAGTCTTGGCCTGAATCTCACTCTTCAGGGTACCGAACATCAAGTTCAATGTGGCAAAGGTGCTCCAGTCACTCATACCTATAGTTGATCATTCTGTAAGTAtcttatgcatttattttttctgatctgctcttttattttcttctgcATGTCTATAAAATCttgatgattttatttttgacataaattgtttttgttgttttgatttattgtatttattttttactgctATTTCCCTCATTTGGTCTGAGAATTCTTATAATGCAGGTAGTGGAGAAGACAATTCGTCCCTGTTTGGTCGAGCTAAGTGAGGACCCGGATGTTGATGTCCGATTTTTTGCCAACCAAGCGCTTCAGTCAGTTGACCATGTTATTATGTCTAGCTAGATAGGATTCTTCTCACAATTTCTTCCACTGAACTTACGTTTGGATGGAAgtccatttttttattggaggtgcTATTTCTTTTCCAAGCCGAAATAGCCGTATCTTTTTTCCCAGTGCTTCTGAGTTCTGAGTGGTAGTGTGCTAGTGTAATGTGATTCACATGCAGGGCCATCTGTGCCTACCGAATTTGTGTAGTCTAATATATGAGAAAGATACATTCTTCATTTCTGTTTTTGCTGTTTTGCATATGTTCGCCTATTTTAGGCCCTCCTTGTTGCAAGAAATTGTTTCCAGCAACTGGCAAAAATGAGTTTGGTGAGGTTGAATGAATGCTATCAAATCTTGTGATATTTTTAGGTATGTTTCAACTCTGATAGAAGCAgaaccaagaaagaaaaaagaaaaaagagttcaAAATTGAACTtactatatttatttaatttgtgtAGACTTAGAATGAATATTGATGGGAatatgtatgtaaaaatatcaaagtaaaacttttttgtttttgttttttgttgttggtttttctttttccttttggtgCAAACATGCACGGGAAAATcactaaaattttctttgacAGGTACTAATTTTAACTCTATGGTCTTTGCTTCAATTGAAAAGAGTTGAGTCAATTTTTGATGTAGGTGAGATTTGAGccttatatcttttatttgacaataaattttatCAGTTAAGTTAATTGGAACcacaaaaacactaaaatttaaaacttattttttaaggaatGTGTCAACGTGCAAATGTGCTTTTTAATGAATAAACCAGGTTTTATTGAAATATAAACGTGTTTAAAGATATAAAGGTCCAATTGTAGTTATGGGCTAAGTTTGTTGTCCAATCTTACTTGAAGTTTTAACAAAGAAATCCTAATTTTACTTCTAATACAAGTATTGTAACCATCGATTAATGAATTGTTAATGTGGGATTTAACTTATTTCTATTATAAATTAGTTACCATGTgtttattataaaacaaaactgaaaagcaAAATTTTAGCCATCAAAGATTTCTGCTGCGGTTGTAGCCAACCATGTTGAATTTTTGTGTTCACCTATTGCTCCTTCCTCTCATTCTTCTTGTTTTgctctttatattttctctaGTACATCAATTCAATTTTGCTCTCATTCTACATGGTACCTGAGCTATGTTAATCTTTTTTGATATggtattataacaaaaaaatctaagacGTTAAGGACTTGTTTTATATTATGGAGGTTCAGTGAACATTATGCAGAGTCTCTCTACCATTTCCTTCTCTTCTGTTTTGGTCAGTTTGTTCTTCATCACTTTGGGTTGTGGGGCTTACTTCCTAGCCCCAATGGGAGTAGTGACAAGTGTAATAAGTTGTTGGGTGACTGGAAGGTTGTTATGAGATTTCTATTGGATTAAGCGTGCATTTGACATGCTGAAAAACTGCTGCGTTTTTGCGTTTTACTTAAATTTATGAGTCCCTTTTCACTGTTCATTGGGCCCATAGCCGAAAGCAAAAAACATAGattatttttaaggaaacaGTGCGTTCAGCAACGGATAGTTTTTGAATCTGACGTTTCTCTTCAACTGTATCTTGCAAGAAGATctcccttcttcttcctcatcaatgcCCCCAACTTCTTCCTCATCAATACCCCAAGTTTTTTCTGAAGCTCTTTAATTTTACATCTACCACCAACTGTCCCAATTTATCCGTGGTTTCTAATACACAAAAACTCATCAATACCCCAAGTGATACAAACTCTTTGGAACAGCCCTTATCACTGTGATTTTCTTGGCTTCGAGAGTCTATTTACCACAAAGCTGATGCCGCTGCTGTGAGGGAGAGATGCTGATAGCAGACCATTGTgagttgtatttaattttttggagttttttgaTGTGTTGGTGTGTTTTCCCTTTTTGTTGGGTGGCCGAATTTTGCATGAGCAAAATTTCAATGGAAttgtgtgggtttgtttgtgggttttgtattGTTGTGCGACTTATCTGTGGGTTCCTCtgtatttcattattttgtggGTGTCTTCCTGTTTTTGAAGTGGCTCTAATTGAAATGCAATTAACTGTTTGTTGAAATGCCTCTATGAGCTATCTATAGAAATTAGATACATCTGTTGAAGCAATCGCTGGTACATGGtgaaattttctcttttaagcATATTCTTTATGGCTTGGTTAGCAGGTTAAGTGAATCTTTCGCCTTGCTGGGAGAGTGGCTTTTCCTTTTCtagttttctttctcttaaCTTTGTATTCATAATCAAGTGCAATTTGTATTAAGCAAAAAGCAAAACGTAAATGTCCCACAAGTGGTCAAATGCTAGAGTAGCTCTAGATCTCTTATTAAGCAGAAAAAATTCCTTCAACGAGGAAAGAATCCACAAAGTTACTCATtaactcttttcttttgcaAATGGGGTCTCTTCCAAGTCTTAACAACTTCAAGATGGTGACAAGCTAGTGCACGGGTAAgcgagagtgagagagaagtaAGCAAAGTGTTGCAAGAAAGTGCTCTCTTTTATGGTCTAGAAGTGAATTCAACTATAGCAAGAGAGAAAGCGGACcaagaagaaagaggaaaggGGGAGGTATCATATGTGCAGAAACCAAAAACCAACCTGACCAACCCATCCACAACTCTTCTAATATGTGCAGAAACTTTCAGCATGGATGCTTTTACTTTGGTGAAGCATGCAAATGTCTATTTGTGACTCAACAACACCATAGTTCTATTTGCTACCACATACAAAGTTGTTCGCTTTGGAGACTGGGTCGCCATCTCTAATTAAGTTGTAATGTCCAAGGTTGATAAACGAAAGTCGATTTTGTACCAACTAGAAAGAGTATGGTGAGTTTGATTTAATAGAATTTaattcattatcattatttGATTAATCTCCTTTCCTTGACGAATTCAGCAAAATCAAATTTGTACCAACTAGAATGAGTATGGTGTGTTTGATTTAATAGAATTTGATTCATTATCATAATTTGATTGATCTCCTTTCTTTTGACGAAACTTCTTTCTTAGTGACCGTTTAGAAAAgtttaataacataataaatctATTCTTTCACTAAGATTTCAAATTGTTTCTCAAgttcaagtgttttttttttttttttaagaaaactgTAAAGAAATTATCATTAATGAGGCAGAATGCCTCTGTCAAGAATTACAAAGCTCATTACATTACTGTGAATGTCCTCTAACCAAACTTTTGGCTCATACAAATTTCTCGCTAGCTTCGCGAGTTTGTCTGCAACAGTGTTTCCCTTTCGCTTTGTGTGTGAGAAGGATACCTTTCTCAACCTTGTTGATAAGGAGCGGGCTTCATCTATAATGTGTCCAAATGCAGCCAAGCAAGGCTGTTCAGCAGTGAGATGTTTTATAACTACCTCTGAATCGCCTTCAAAAACAACATCCCAGAGTCCAATTTCTATTGCGAATGAGACGGCTCTCCTACACGCTAGTGCTTCCAGGTCTTCCACAGTAGGTGGTAGGGTGATACGTTTTGAAAGGGAAGCAATAACCATGCCATCCGAGTCACGAGCCACCACTCCCAGACCCACCGAAGCCATATCCGGGAAAGTTGCTCCATCAAAGTTTAATTTGTAAACTGATGGAGGAGGAGGCAACCAGTGAGTTGGGTGTGGTATCGCTGCTTGATTCAGTGGTTCTACTTGTACCGAATGAAACTCTTGCAAACGTTTGACGGCATCGTTATATATTTTCTCCATCGGCAGGGATGATGGCCCTACCCTCTTTGCATTCCGATTAACCCAAATGCTCTAGCCTATATAAGCAAATAACTCTGCCAGCTTCTGGTTATTTTGTGCGAGAATTTCCTGGTACAGGTCCAAAACTAGCAAATTTTTCTGATAGGAAATTTCTACAGCTTTCCAGCTCCCATCAGACGTGTTTAGTCATTTGGCACCCCTACAGTGCATGGACGGTATCTTCAACTTCATCACCGCAGCGCTCACATGTAGGGTCCTgaataattttccatttttgtaaattaatttttgttggaAGTGAGTCAGTAGCAGCACGCCATATGAAGTGGCGGAATTTGTTTGGCACGTTAATGCGCCAGAGCTCATTTCAGAATTGCTTGTGAGCAGCTGGGTTTGAAGTGCTAGCACCTACAACTTCTACCGCCTTTGAAAGGAGTCGATATGCCGACTTAGTAGTGTAGTACCCGTTCTAATTTTCAGCCCAAATCAGCCTGTCCTTAGTGGGTAATGAACTCAGGGGGAGGCTGATGATTGCCTCTGCTTCATATGGGAGAAATTCCTCACGTACTCGGTCCTCAATCCAGCATCTGTTTTCTTCATCAATAAGTGCACAAACTCGACtattatttggaaaatttttctgAGGAGACACCACACGGCTGGAATGCATCCGGTAACCATTTATCACCACGGATCAGAAATGACTTTCCATCACTAATCCTCCATTTTGACCCCAATAGGACCACCTTACGTGCCTGTAAAATGCTTTGCCAAGCATATGATCCCCTCTCATTCACCCCCTCCTCTAATATAGTGCAATTGGGGAAGTATTTTGCTTTAAAGACCTTGTAGAAGAGTGAGTCTTTGTTATGCAGCAACCGCCAAACCTGCTTTCCTAACATTGCTAAATTAAAGTTTTCAATATCCTTGAACCCCAATCCTCCTTGGCTCTTTGGCTTGCACAATTTTTTCCATCCCACCCAATGGATTTTCCGTACTTCCCCCTTGaaaccccaccaaaatttccggATTAGTGATTCTATATCCTTACATAGGCTTTTTGGGAGTTTGAAACATGCCATAGAGTAAGTTGGCATGGCTCGAAGAACCGCTTTGATCAAAACTTCTCTTCTGCCTTGTGACAATAGTCTTTCTTTCCAACCTTGTATTTTTTGCCAAATTTGTTCTCTAATGTAACTGAAGCTTTGCTTTTTTCCCCTCCCCACAAAGGATGGTAGGCCAAGGTATTTTTCATAATTGGTAGTGGCTGCCACTCCTAGCAAATTTTTTATCTCCTCTTGCATGTGTGGGTCGGTGTTGGGACTAAAGAAGAGTTGGGGTTTGCCTCGGTTTATTTGCTGCCCCGAAGCCTCCTCATATTGCTTCAAAATCTCCAAGACATTGCTACATTCTTGTTGGTTTGCCAAACAAAACAGCAAGCTGTCATCGGCAAAGAACAAATGTGAAACCTATGGGCCTGGACTACAAAGAGAGACTCATTTGATTGAGTCCAAAATTTCAGCTTGTTGTAAGAGTGAATGTAACCCCTCTGCACACAATAGAAACAAATAAGGTGATAGCGGATCCCCTTGGCGGACGCCCCTATTGGGATTGAAATTTCCATGAGTTTTACCATTTACTAAAACAGAGAAAGACACAGATCTGATGCAAGAACTAACAAGGGAGATCCAACTATTAGCAAAAcccattttttccatttatttttcaaggaAAACCCATTCCACTCTATCATATGCTTTGCTCATACAAGCTTGATGGCCATGTCATTtgtctttccttttttgttttttgttttgaggtgATGGAGAGTTTCAAAAGCTACGAGGGTGTTGTTTGAGATTAGTCTATCTGACATGAATGCACTTTGGGATTCTGACACCAACTTGTGGAGTAGTTTTTTGAGGCGACTGGCTATggtttttgtcacaattttgtACAAGACATTGCAAAGGCTTATGGGTTAGAAATCATTGGCTTTTtctggattttttgtttttggtataaGTGCTATATATGTGTGATTGAGACTAGCTGGCATATTTCTCGAATTTAGGATAGCCAAAGAAGCATCAATAACATCCTGACCAATAAAATTCCAACAAGACTTGAAAAAAATGGGAGACATACCATCAGGGCCTGGGGCTGTTAGAGGTTTCATTTGTTTTAGAGCAAACTCAACCTCTTCAACTGTGTAGTCTCTGGTTAGATCTGAATTCATTGCTGGAGTGATCTTTGAGTCAACACCTTGGAGGATCTGATTAAAATTTGAAGGCGAGGTGGACTTGAAAATCTATTTGAAGTGGTCTACCAATGCCTCCCCAATATGCTTTTCTTCCATCACCACTGATCCATCCTCCAAAATAAGTTTGGAAATAaaattccttttatttctttgtgtTGCTCAACTATGAAAATAGCTCGTATTCATGTCTCCACTCTTCAGCCAATCCACCTTGGATCTTTGGTGCCACAAACAATCTTCCCTAACCATGAGTTCATACACCTCGAGTCTAAGGATCCGAATGTCATTATGGTGGTGAGCTCCGGCCATTGACATTGCCTCGGCTTGAGCAagctgcttctttttttgtactAACATGCGCCTTATGTTACCGAAGGACAATTTGCTCCACTTTTGTAAACTCGACCTGCAAGCTTCTACCTTGCTAATTAGCCTCCCAACTGGTTCTCCAATGTTTTGACAACTCCAAGCTCTTTTAATAACCCCCTCGCATCTTTCATCCTTCAGCCATACTGCCTCAAACCAAAAAGGCCTAGATTTCTTATAAAATCTAACATTTTCATCATCAGAACATAACCATAATGGACAATGGTCAAATAATGTACCTTGAAAGATGGTGAATGCGAACCGTAGGAAACAATTGTGTCCATGATGGAGTTGCCACCCCATTATCCAGCCGAATCCAAGTCACCTCCCCACCAAATTGGTTGTTGCACCAGATAAATGGTGACCCAACAAATCCCAGGTCACGAAATCCACAAAATCCAATGCTTCTCTGAATTCCCTCATCTGACATTCCGGTCTAGTGGCTCCCCCTTTCTTCTCTTCAGCTTTTGTAATTTCGTTGAAATCCCCCACACATAGCCATGGTAGATCCAATTTGAGGCAGAGGTGTTTTAGTAGTGCCTAAGAATGTTCCTGGTTGGCCGTTGTTGGATTTCCATAGAAACCCATCAATTGCTAGGCGTCATCCATTCCTGGGTTAACTACAACATCAATGTAGGTTGGTGTTGAATCCAGTACCTTGAGATCAATCCCCTCCTTCCAATAAAGAGCTAATCCACCCCATGTGTTCACCCACGGCTCAATGAAAACATTCTCTAGATGAAGCTtcgaacaaatttttttgaggtAACTATCCTTTGATTTTGTTTCCATGAGAAAAAGGATGGTGGGATAATATTTTTTCACCGAGTCGGTGAGTTCAAGAACTGCACGTG
Coding sequences within:
- the LOC126712352 gene encoding uncharacterized protein LOC126712352, producing the protein MEKIYNDAVKRLQEFHSVQVEPLNQAAIPHPTHWLPPPPSVYKLNFDGATFPDMASVGLGVVARDSDGMVIASLSKRITLPPTVEDLEALACRRAVSFAIEIGLWDVVFEGDSEVVIKHLTAEQPCLAAFGHIIDEARSLSTRLRKVSFSHTKRKGNTVADKLAKLARNLYEPKVWLEDIHSNVMSFVILDRGILPH